Genomic window (Ignavibacteria bacterium):
ATCATCGACTGTCGCTCTGCAGCCGCCGCACATTCCCGTTCCATCTACCATAATCGGATTTAAACTGACAACGGTTTTTATCCCATGCGGTTTTGTAACTTCAGAAACTCGTTTCATCATTGGAATAGGCCCGATCGCCAAAACGAAATCTATTTTTCTTCCCTCATTAATTAATTGCGTAAGTTTATCAGTTACAAAACCGTGCATTCCGTACGAACCATCATCGGTAGTTACGAATACTTCGTTGCTTGTTTCGTCCATCTCTTTTTCGAGGATGACTAATTCTTTATTTCTTGCACCAATAATTGAAATAACATGATTACCTGCTTTTTTCAATGCAACCGCGGTAGGATATGCGATTGCAGTTCCAACTCCTCCACCAATAACGACCACATTTCCGTAATTTTCAATTTCTGAAGGTTTACCGAGCGGACCAACAATATCAGAAATAAATTCACCAGTATTTTTTTCATTTAGCTGTTTAGTTGTTTTTCCGATGCCCTGCACAATAATCGTAACTGTTCCTTTGACTGCATCGGAATCGGCGATAGTTAGTGGAATTCTTTCACCATGTTCATCGACACGAATAATTACAAACTGCCCGGCTTTTCTTTTCTTGGCAATTTTTGGTGAGTGAATTTGAAAAAGTTTAATATCAGGTGCTAAAAACTCTGCATGAATAATTTTAAACATATTATAGACTCATTTTCTTTTAGTTCGATAAAGAAATTAAATGACTATTGAAGGTGGTAACAACAACAATATTTTCTGCAATTATTTCTACTGTTCAATTTTCTGTTACAAATTTAAGAAAAATTGAATAAAGATTTTGTGGAATTTTAAGTACCTGAATCGATTATATGAAAAAGGAAACTTCAGCCAGTCGTTAAAATTTTAATTGAGGCACAACAATACGAAGCAATGTAATAGAAACCTTAGGTAATTATTTAATTAACCGGAACGAACTTGGTTATTTTTTCTATTAAGTTTACTCGATTGAAAGGTTTAGAAACATAATCGTCCGCTCCATCTGCAAGGAATCTTTCTCGATCACCGTGCATAGCATGCGCAGTAAGTGCAATTATTGGTATATGTTTGTAAGCGTCATCAGACTTTAATCTTTTGACGAGGTCAAGTCCATCAAATTTGTCCTG
Coding sequences:
- a CDS encoding response regulator, with protein sequence MQENTDTRPKILYVEDQEDSANLVVIILKKNYNVIKAYTAAEAEEKIKSENFKLIIVDIALQDKFDGLDLVKRLKSDDAYKHIPIIALTAHAMHGDRERFLADGADDYVSKPFNRVNLIEKITKFVPVN
- a CDS encoding sulfide/dihydroorotate dehydrogenase-like FAD/NAD-binding protein, whose translation is MFKIIHAEFLAPDIKLFQIHSPKIAKKRKAGQFVIIRVDEHGERIPLTIADSDAVKGTVTIIVQGIGKTTKQLNEKNTGEFISDIVGPLGKPSEIENYGNVVVIGGGVGTAIAYPTAVALKKAGNHVISIIGARNKELVILEKEMDETSNEVFVTTDDGSYGMHGFVTDKLTQLINEGRKIDFVLAIGPIPMMKRVSEVTKPHGIKTVVSLNPIMVDGTGMCGGCRATVDDKTVFVCVDGPEFDAHKVDFENLTLRNRAYLTQEKSSLEKFIANHEEAFKSGSIEECKIEHGPRY